Proteins from one Coffea arabica cultivar ET-39 chromosome 8c, Coffea Arabica ET-39 HiFi, whole genome shotgun sequence genomic window:
- the LOC140013180 gene encoding beta-1,3-galactosyltransferase GALT1-like, producing MPFVDYYSLITWKTLAICVFGTQVVSAKFVMKTDDDAFVRVDEILASLNRINVSRGLLYGLINSDSHPHRSPDSKWYISPEVLTRFPRRRSQSLL from the exons ATGCCATTTGTTGACTACTATAGCCTTATCACATGGAAGACTTTAGCTATATGCGTATTTGGG ACACAGGTTGTTTCAGCAAAATTTGTCATGAAGACAGACGATGATGCATTTGTTCGGGTGGATGAAATTTTGGCCTCCTTGAATAGGATTAATGTGAGCCGTGGTTTGCTTTATGGGCTCATTAATTCTGATTCACATCCTCATCGAAGTCCTGATAGCAAGTGGTACATTAGTCCTGAA GTTCTAACACGATTcccaagaagaagaagccaGTCATTGCTGTGA